The bacterium genome includes the window CCTGGGCGACCGGATCGCGGTGATGCGGTCGGGCCGGATCGTGCAGCTTGCGCCTCCGGCCGATGTCCTGCGCCGGCCGGCAGACGAGTTCGTCCGGCAGTTCGTCGGCCGGGATCGAGGGATGAAGCTTTTGAAGCTGGCCCGTGTGCGGGATCTCGTGGAGCGCCGAGTCGCCAAAGCCGCCGCACACGACGACATCGAGATCACCCGGCGGATGATGCGGGACGCCTGGTCCGACACGCTCGCCGTGGTCGGATCCGATGGGACGTTTCGCGGCGTGCTCACGTTCCAGGATCTGGAGGGGCGGGCCGGGCCTGTGGGGAGGCTCAGAGTTCGTCCCTTTCCCACCACCTCTGAAGATCAGAGCCTGCACGAAGCGATGGCGACGATGCTCGTCGAGGGCGTCGCCTGGCTGCCCGTGCTGGACGAACGGGGCGGGCTCGTGGGGGCGGTCACGATGGGTGCCTTCGCAAGGCTCACAGCGGCGCCGGCAGAGGAGCGGACCATCCCGTGGACCTGCTGATCTACATGCAGCGGCACCTGCATGAGATTCTCACGCTGACCCTTCAGCATCTCTGGCTGGCGTTTCTCGCCGTCGCGATCTCGACCGTCATTGGCGTCGCCTGCGGCATCCTGCTCAGCCGGGTCAGGCTGCTCGCGGGACCGGTGATTGGGATCGCGGGGGTCTTCTACACGATTCCCAGTCTCGCGCTCTTCGGGTTCCTCATCCCGATGATGGGCATCGGCGTTCGCCCGGCCCTGCTGGCGCTGATCCTGTACGCGCAGTTGGTGCTCATCCGCAATACCTACGTGGGGATCCTTGAGGTCGATCCCGCGTCCCTCGAGGCCGGCCGGGGGATGGGCATGCGCGGCTGGCAGCTGTTGCTCCTCATTGAGCTGCCTCTGGCTCTCCCGGTCGTGATGGCGGGTATCCGGACGACCGCGGTGATGAGCATCGGGATCGCGGCGATCGCCTCCTACATCGGGGCGGGCGGGCTCGGCACGCTGATCTTCCAGGGGATCTCCAGAGTCGACAGCGTCCTGATCCTGGCCGGCGCGATCCCCGTCTCGCTGCTGGCGATCGCCACCGATGCGGCGCTGGCGGCTGTTGAACGGGGACTGAGGCCGTGGGCCGACGTCCGGCGCGCCACATCCTAATGGACACGGTCGGGGCCATCCTGTCATTTCGATGGATGATCCTCAAGCTGGGGATCCGTCATCTCGAGATCGTCGCCGTCGCCGTCCTCCTCTCCACGATCATCGGGATCGCGCTCGGCGTCCTGGTGAGCCGCCGGCGGGATCTCGCCGCGGTCGTGGTCGGGGCCGCCAACCTCGGGCAGGCGATCCCCAGCCTCGCGGTGCTCGGTCTGGTGATTCCGTTTCTCGGCATCGGCCAGGCGCCCACCATATTCGCCCTCGTGCTCCGGGGGACGCTGCCCATCCTCAACAACACCTACGCCGGGGTCTCGAGCGTTGACCGGGCGATCGTCGAGGCCAGTCGGGGCATGGGTATGCGCGGGTGGCAGGTGCTGGTCATGATCGAGTTCCCGCTGGCGTTTCCCGTGATCATGGCCGGGATTCGGAGCGCGACGGTCGTGAGCATCAGCCTCGCCACGATTGCCGCGCTGATCGGCTCCGGGGGCCTCGGCGAACTCATCTATCAGGGGCTCGCGATGGTCGACTTGAACCGCCTGCTCGCGGGCTCGATCCCCGTCGCGCTCCTGGCGATTGCCGCCGACGCCCTCCTCGGATGGGCGC containing:
- a CDS encoding ABC transporter permease, with protein sequence MDLLIYMQRHLHEILTLTLQHLWLAFLAVAISTVIGVACGILLSRVRLLAGPVIGIAGVFYTIPSLALFGFLIPMMGIGVRPALLALILYAQLVLIRNTYVGILEVDPASLEAGRGMGMRGWQLLLLIELPLALPVVMAGIRTTAVMSIGIAAIASYIGAGGLGTLIFQGISRVDSVLILAGAIPVSLLAIATDAALAAVERGLRPWADVRRATS
- a CDS encoding ABC transporter permease; amino-acid sequence: MDTVGAILSFRWMILKLGIRHLEIVAVAVLLSTIIGIALGVLVSRRRDLAAVVVGAANLGQAIPSLAVLGLVIPFLGIGQAPTIFALVLRGTLPILNNTYAGVSSVDRAIVEASRGMGMRGWQVLVMIEFPLAFPVIMAGIRSATVVSISLATIAALIGSGGLGELIYQGLAMVDLNRLLAGSIPVALLAIAADALLGWAQRAATARAAAVGDQWGR